A window of the Parambassis ranga chromosome 17, fParRan2.1, whole genome shotgun sequence genome harbors these coding sequences:
- the znf644a gene encoding zinc finger protein 644a produces the protein MAAEMSCLTGVDDEDKDADPEINALTLLQEPMRMAQVSASCADSFGKPSLKQNSVLDVLSNTDMLTAVGLGNGPSSHQEPQPHELNSISTEKDEEKSITPLKTVQEIDTAGIWGFDVESPENSLDNFNSASDLSWDPHKEFMHFLWDNRSDSPGEEPKEEVTPAKSQRRRKRKMDMVVMVDPSEDLYPDLSPKSSEELSDVEGPVESITVGKDRKSAKFSKPQSSPTGNVSKYPNGTVKAIKEILYTAPARNSHENSISHGLSPLKGRLTINSHSEGKPSCYPCSKCKLIFKKEHHLRRHMKSHFEPPNNSPKPFICRECGQSFSQSGSLIEHMSIHQEKRTKLTEEIKEISAKKKEDKNEDKKFCCPQCPFGTNCPNTFVQHAKTHEKDKRKFRCDKCSFRTMSESDLRRHNIMQHTIITVKKQIQDEDSQIFSCNICSYRAFNKNVFRNHLLRRHQQSFEEYETAQRSEKNAQPPKEQQVPTCKTPVEDAEFTSKISIKNRISSKRASSPDESSDISDLFKNSGIRKGSRHQLTESKLDKSINVLISRQRHGRKTAEQRESNNCSTSVQDCHKSDRDDCDELPGTLTVKMEDTALSSNDAKWNSVKKSPSKRKMSTPYRNTTDQDSCFILPKPSRNQEEDEVSDCDEKDIFQFTDTDANPFDNGIKKQKQNIIYTYSRRMSMRGALQASKRLFEKIKTEEQESDDPEIKEECIETEVFPETFEAHQIPLEESFADDLSDDLQERKNCPYCPAVFESGVGLSNHVRGHLHRVGLSYNARHVVPPEQVACQDRRPRVRRKFSAFRRFKKVLRLESDSETVKSIHSCPLCGDSFDNRTGQSNHIRGHLKKLGKKFITKNKSPLLLLRELMRDKKEFQRAVQIVGRRRNHFQYGASPKLPNADHFTSTLTGIPKSNSTPSVCTDAKPLMPTFSLAEIESEKRQLETKLDVKDSLSGTTALIGILKKRKCQEDARLKASSQLSRNTLTVSTNSEQSSGSRDVVSLPNSISAEKGEFNRKVCIHCNATFHSGVSLSNHLRAYAKRKRIALLEGTTIDCKAVRPRSRPGSKKKTLPLSQTPEEMFRLTCRFCDLVFQGPLSVQEDWIKHLQRHIMNTSVPHTGLGMVEVTSPPPTETMTLKTDQDRSSIVTYAAS, from the exons ATGGCAGCTGAAATGTCATGTCTGACAGGTGTCGATGACGAAGACAAAGATGCAGATCCTGAGATCAATGCCCTCACGCTCCTGCAAGAACCAATGAGGATGGCACAAGTATCGGCCTCTTGTGCTGATTCTTTTGGCAAACCTTCCCTGAAGCAAAACAGTGTCCTAGACGTTCTGTCAAATACAGACATGTTGACAGCAGTTGGCCTAGGAAATGGACCGTCTTCGCATCAGGAGCCACAACCCCATGAACTCAACAGCATTTCCACAGAGAAAGACGAGGAGAAGAGCATCACCCCACTAAAAACTGTGCAGGAAATTGACACTGCAGGAATTTGGGGATTTGACGTAGAGTCACCCGAAAACTCGTTGGATAATTTTAATAGTGCCAGTGACCTTAGTTGGGACCCTCACAAAGAGTTCATGCATTTTCTTTGGGATAACCGTAGCGATTCCCCTGGTGAGGAACCAAAAGAAGAAGTCACTCCTGCCAAGAGCCAAAGGAGGAGGAAACGGAAAATGGACATGGTTGTCATGGTGGATCCCTCAGAAGACCTTTACCCTGATCTGAGCCCCAAGTCATCCGAGGAACTGTCCGATGTTGAAGGGCCAGTTGAGTCCATTACTGTCGGAAAAGACAGAAAGTCAGCGAAGTTCTCCAAGCCACAGTCATCACCAACAGGGAATGTTTCCAAGTACCCCAATGGAACTGTAAAGGCCATCAAGGAAATTCTCTACACTGCGCCTGCAAGAAATTCACATGAGAATAGTATCAGTCATGGGCTTTCACCATTGAAGGGAAGGCTCACAATAAATTCCCATTCAGAGGGTAAGCCATCATGTTATCCTTGCTCAAAATGTAAGCTCATATTCAAGAAGGAGCATCATTTGCGTCGTCACATGAAGTCTCACTTTGAGCCTCCTAATAATTCGCCAAAGCCTTTTATATGTCGAGAATGTGGACAGTCTTTCAGTCAAAGTGGTTCACTTATTGAGCACATGTCCATCCATCAGGAGAAAAGAACAAAACTCACTGAGGAGATCAAAGAAATCAGTGCTAAGAAAAAAGAGGATAAAAATGAGGACAAAAAGTTTTGCTGCCCTCAGTGTCCATTTGGAACAAATTGCCCAAACACATTTGTTCAACACGCAAAAACACACGAGAAGGACAAGAGGAAGTTTAGATGTGACAAATGTAGCTTCAGGACTATGAGCGAGAGTGATCTTAGGAGACATAACATTATGCAGCACACTATTATCACAGTTAAAAAGCAGATCCAGGATGAAGACTCTCAAATCTTCTCCTGTAACATTTGTTCATATAGAGCTtttaacaaaaatgtttttaggaATCATCTTCTGCGACGCCATCAACAAAGCTTTGAGGAATATGAAACTGCACAGCGTAGTGAGAAAAATGCACAACCACCCAAGGAGCAGCAAGTGCCTACTTGTAAAACTCCTGTTGAAGATGCAGAGTTTACATCAAAGATCTCAATAAAAAATCGGATCTCTTCTAAAAGAGCTTCTTCACCTGATGAGTCCAGTGACATTTCAGACTTGTTTAAAAATAGTGGAATTAGGAAAGGGTCCAGGCATCAGCTAACGGAATCAAAACTTGACAAATCCATTAATGTTCTCATATCTCGACAAAGACATGGAAGGAAGACTGCAGAACAGAGGGAAAGCAATAATTGTAGTACATCTGTTCAGGATTGTCACAAAAGTGATAGAGATGACTGTGATGAGTTGCCAGGGACATTGACTGTAAAGATGGAAGATACAGCTTTATCCTCCAATGACGCCAAGTGGAATTCAGTCAAAAAGTCACCTTCTAAAAGGAAGATGTCCACCCCATACCGCAACACCACTGACCAAGACTCATGCTTCATCTTACCAAAACCTTCAAGAAACCAAGAAGAAGATGAGGTGTCAGACTGTGACGAAAAGGACATTTTCCAGTTTACGGATACAGATGCTAACCCTTTTGACAATGgtatcaaaaaacaaaaacaaaacatcatttacacttaTAGCAGAAGAATGTCCATGAGGGGAGCTCTACAAGCATCTAAAAGGCTGTTTGAGAAAATAAAGACTGAAGAGCAAGAGTCGGATGACCCTGAAATCAAAGAAGAGTGTATAGAAAcagaagtgtttccagaaaccttTGAGGCCCACCAAATACCGCTGGAGGAATCCTTCGCAGATGATTTGTCCGATGACTTGCAAGAGCGCAAGAACTGTCCATACTGTCCTGCAGTGTTTGAGTCAGGTGTTGGATTGTCCAATCATGTGCGAGGGCATCTTCATAGGGTTGGACTTAGCTACAATGCACGCCATGTTGTGCCTCCGGAACAGGTGGCTTGTCAAGATAGGAGGCCACGAGTTCGACGAAAATTTTCAGCGTTTCGCCGATTCAAGAAAG tgttacGGCTGGAGTCGGATTCTGAGACTGTGAAGAGCATTCACTCCTGTCCATTATGTGGGGACTCATTTGATAACAGGACTGGGCAGTCCAACCATATACGAGGCCATCTCAAAAAGCTTGGTAAAAAGTTTATTACAAAGAACAAATCCCCACTTCTTCTACTGCGGGAGCTGATGCGCGACAAGAAGGAGTTTCAGCGGGCCGTTCAGATTGTGGGAAGAAGACGAAACCATTTTCAATATGGTGCTTCACCAAAGCTGCCCAATGCTGATCATTTCACATCAACCCTCACTGGAATCCCAAAAAGTAATTCTACTCCAAGTGTTTGCACTGATGCCAAACCACTGATGCCCACATTTTCTTTAGCTGAAATAGAATCTGAAAAAAGGCAACTGGAGACCAAGCTGGACGTTAAAGATTCACTCTCAGGCACAACTGCCTTGATAGGAATTCTGAAAAAGAGGAAGTGTCAGGAAGATGCCAGACTAAAAGCGTCCTCTCAACTATCAAGAAACACATTAACAGTCTCTACAAACAGTGAACAAAGTTCAGGATCAAGAGATGTAGTTTCACTGCCAAACTCAATATCTG caGAGAAAGGTGAATTCAACAGGAAGGTGTGCATCCATTGCAATGCAACGTTCCACAGTGGAGTTAGCTTGTCTAATCACCTCCGGGcatatgcaaaaagaaaaaggattGCTTTGCTTGAGGGAACCA CGATTGACTGTAAAGCTGTTAGGCCACGCTCAAGACCTGGCTCAAAGAAGAAGACACTGCCCTTATCCCAAACTCCAGAGGAGATGTTCAGGCTCACCTGCAG GTTCTGTGACCTCGTCTTCCAGGGTCCCTTGTCGGTCCAGGAGGACTGGATtaaacatttacagagacaCATCATGAACACTAGTGTCCCTCACACTGGGCTAGGCATGGTAGAGGTCACCTCTCCGCCCCCCACTGAAACCATGACCCTCAAGACTGATCAGGACAGATCTTCGATAGTCACATATGCTGCCTCATGA